A window of Punica granatum isolate Tunisia-2019 chromosome 8, ASM765513v2, whole genome shotgun sequence genomic DNA:
TTGTCTGAGTATTGTTTCCCAGTCAGTTGCGTGATGAATGAGACCTGCGTCAGCTTCTCAAATGGCCCTTCGGGTGGAGAAAAGAAACAGTAGAAAACTTCATTAGCCAACGACTTAAATTGATCGACATCGCGTGTAACATTGGGAAGACACCCGAAAAAGGTTGTTGTGCTTGCCTGTGATGATGTCCCGGAAGAATTCATCTGTGTCTGTGAGCTCCTCAGCAGATTTGCCCTTCCATTCTGTGGCTAATAGAGGCAATGCCTTCTCTTCCAGGTACACTCCTATTGCTGTGTACTTCACAAACTTGCCGTCTACATCCAATCCTCTCACCCCTGACGTATAAATCAATTCACGGCGGCCCCGGCACCAAATTAATAAAGATCAGTTTAATATATGAAGAGAAATGTATGTAGGAATTAAAGGGAGAATACGCGAcgacttaattaattagttattgaTATGATATGAGAATTGCCTGCACCACCGAGGAACAAGGTCTTGTCAGAGCCCGGAGGTTTTGCAGCAGGCGGGAATGAGAAGTTCTCCACTTGAACTCCGGTTACCACTGTCGTTGTCTGGGCCGTGGCTAAATGAATCCATAAGGAGAGGATGAATAAAACTCTCATGATTGTAAGAACTTGAAACATAtgttagataaaaaaaatcaaaccaaAGGAGAATTTATAAGCTAAGAACAGAAGATGGCAAGCGTCAAAACCAGGAAATCTTTGGAATGGTATCGACAAGGAGGAAACCCCGGAAACCCGGTTTCACAAGATTGGTGGTGGGAGAGCAAAatcaggggcggagccaagATTTTTATTCAGGGAGCAAACTTATACTTttagaataaaattttaaaaattcaaaattcaaggGGGCAAAGTACccattttacaaaaaaaaaattcatatttttggagaaaaatttaaaaatttcaaagttcaGGGAGGCAATTGCCCCTTGCTCCTTtattggctccgcccctgaCCAAAACTATAAAGAACACGAGAAATGAGGGACTACCAGATATATTGACAATGACTCTTCTGATCTTCGTTTTCCTACTCCCTTGCTTATTTTACCGATTTTAATTGGTTGACAAAATTCATGGGATGCGATGGAGAATTGAATAAAGAACAAAATGGGCACGAGGGCAAACGATGGGGGCAAGAAGACAACGAAAGAGTCAGACCCGCGTTTCAAATAGACAACAACGTTACTTAGTATATAGTTCGGAACAGCTTTCAAAAGGCGGGtagctccttttttttttatttttttttattttcctggAAGCGGTTAAGTGAACCCTTCATAAATCCACACTAAAAACAGATCCAGGTAAAAGCCGGATCGGATATTATAAGAGCGAAAATAAACGGTTAATCCATTGAGCAAATTACAAAGactaataagaaaaatatcataaaGTATGGatataattgtaatttttttattttgaaatcgCTATCTCCGATCACTACTTGCTAATAGTATTTCATCATGGACCCCGATGGTAATCGGGAAGAAGGACATCCTAAACTCGCGATGAAATTCCACTCTATGATCAAGTATGGTAATCATAGTGTCACGAACCATATGTGAGCACAAGATCCCACCAAGAGTCATAATCAACGAACATAATCAGTCAAAAGCCAGGTAGCTCACCTCACCACCTTCTCCCTTTTCTGCATGTGACACTCGCTACAAAAGTAGTTGCAACGTTAGGTTCCTCGCTATAGCATCGGTTCATGCAGTCTCGTGTTGTATGGGAAAAAACACATTCATGGAACGAATACTAATCGGATACATCTCcaattgttgaattaaaatgCTTGCCGTGAACGCAACCAacggaaaatttattttttggatacATCTCgagttgttgaattaaaatgCTTGCTGCGAATGCAACCAACGAAaaattcagaatttttttttaaagtaaaatattTGGACTTGTCATGATATCGGATTGATACTTGAAACCTTTGCAATCTTCCGAATCATCCCAACCACCGGAAAAGGATTGGTTTCGGGGTCTTTTTTGACTTACTGACTAAAGTGGGCGAGTACCCTGATGAGGAGCTGCTGAGGGAAGTTTCGTTTGTGCTTCTTCTGATGATGTATTCATtgataataatgataaataagtatatcttttttcttttcgatatAAACTCTGATATCTAAATACTTAAAAGATCCGAATTTACCTgtcatcaaaaaaaatttaaaagatccCGATTAGTTTAGTTCGAGTCGGATTGATTGAACTTTTTTAGCGTGAATATTCTCCTATCGCAAAACTTGAATCCGAAATCTTTACTAACAAGAGCCAAATAATTTAAATCAATTCACGTTCAttatctctttctttttttttcggcgaactttttctattttaatattattttcatggtCCCAGGAGACTATATTCAGAGACAGACAGAATAATGAATATTGAAAGAGATCGGGCTTGTGTCGTTTCATGGTCTTTTAAGGTGTCGGCGAGTGCCGTTTTCGGgtctgatgatgatgaagacgATGATGCAATGACGGCGGTCAGATCATCTAACGCGTTTTCCGCAATGACCGCAGGCATCGCATCCCAATCCCATCGCCCACCGATCTATCAGGCCATCCCCACCCAAAATACAATTTCTTTGATTCGGTCCGGTCGCCGCATGATATGAAGACCAAAACTGATGATCTCTTATGTGGAAAGCTTGAACGTTCTACCTTCATACGAGAGAGATGTTCCGAGTCGTCACTAGACGGGAATCGACGTATATAGTTAGTGTCCGGTTTTTGCTTTCAAAGACCACGTCTGTGAAACTGTATGCAGAGTAGAGTGGTTTCGGATTGCAGCCCATCTGCTACTTCAGAGTGTGCGGCTTGAATGTGTTTGCAGCATGTGGATGCACAACTCTCCTCCGTTAGGCAACCAAGCTGCACTTGTCTTGAAGAGTAACTCGTAAAAGAAGAATATCATGTCGTTTCTGGGCACTCGATGTGTCAAAGGGAGATCAATTGATCGAAATCCTTTACCCTATGAGTTGGAAAATGATAGCCGAAGCCATGTAAAAGGACTAGGTCTCTTTAATGGGGGAAGACGATTTTTGACACGTTAAACAACCGTTTTTATGCCTTAACTCGGTTTACCTTGCCCATATTAGATCTTAGTCATATCTTTTGATCAACAAATGCATCTTATAATCCATATATAAAGAGATTATTAGGTGGTCTAAGTCCAATAGACCAGACCAATCACACTGCACAAAACATGTGAAGCTTAcattaaattcaataaaaagaTAAGAATTTTGCTTGAATAGTTCATATAATTGGTTGACTGCCCTACAATATCATTAGCTCGGGTCTAATCTAAGTATTATCGAGATTAGCCTATACGAGGGGCATCTAAATTTAAGACCAAGATGTAAAGAGTAATTAGCCGGGAATGAGAAATCCTCAAATGGGACTTTGTCTTTGGGTCTCAGAGTTGGGCCAACAATTAATTCGGACCAAATTGGGCTTTTTCGCTTTGCCCGGTTGGGCCCAGTAGATAAGCCTTCTCTCAACGTGCAAAATGCAAATGCATTTCGAACGATACAATACAACAAATCAAGAAGATTGTAGTTTCTAAAACCTCAAACACTCCTTACcgagggagaaaaaaaaaacttaccGAGAAACCTCAAACACTCATTTGGTCTTTAACTAAATTCCGATGACCTTAACTTAGCTCGCTCGTGTCTTTTCATCGATGAATTGTTGCCTGTAATACATATAACGAGAGACTATAAAATAGTCTGGCATTCGAGTCCAATAGATCTGACCAATCATGCAGCACAAAACATGTAATGAGAGTAATATCAATATAATGAGAGTAAATCTCAACTAGGCTACTAACTGCAAATGGTCCACTGCACCGGATTATCTGTGACTTAGTTCCACCTAATAATTCTTCATAGTACAACGTGAAAAAGTGCTCCTAAATGTTAAAGTTAAAACGATAAGATTATAGAAGTGGAGAAATGAAATACATTAGACAGGCTATGGGCCGCGGCCGAACAGAGACCAATTACATGACATTACACTAGAACCACGAAATTATTACTGCTACAAACTTAAGAAGTGATCTTAGGATTATAGATTACTTAATACATTGATTGATTTTATGATTAGATTCAAACActaattttctctaatttcatAAACTCGGCTAATCTCGTCGCCAGACTCTTCCTCGCTGCTGGGGAAACGCCACCGTTGCCGATGATGGTCTCCAGGACCGCCTCTGCCAACTCGTTGTTCTCTATCACAGCATTTCCTACTTCCGGTATAGATTCATGCTTTGAGAAGCTGATCTGTACTCGATGTAGTGAAATCCCGTCACGGTCGTTATGTATAGTAATATATGTTAATTCAGTGGGAAAGACAACGACAAGCAACGCATTGATTAGTTAATTTTTCGCGTACTTAATTAGATCACTGACCACGTAGGATCCGTTGCTTAGATGGGTGAAGAAAATACAGGAGCCCGGAGGGAAGCATTGATCCTTGAAGACGTGCAGGAACCTGTCGATGGCTCCGGCCTCTGACTCACCGTAAGCGTCGATGGACTTCCAGAATGCGATGCAGTTTTCCGACACCTTGTCTGAGTATTGTTTCCCAGTCAGTTGCGTGATGAATGAGACCTGCGTCAGCTTCTCAAATGGCCCTTCGGGTGGAGAAGAGAAACAGTAGAAAACTTCATTAGCTAACGACTTAAATTGATCGACATCGTGTGTAACATTGGGAAGACGCCCGAGAAAGGTCGTTTTGCTTGCCTGTGATGATGTCCCGGAAGAATTCATCGGTGTCTGTGAGCTCCTCAGCAGATTTGCCCTTCCATTTTGTGGCTAACAGAGGCAATGCCTTCTCTTCCAAGTACACTCCTATTGCTGTGAACTTCACAAACTTGCCGTCTACATCCAATCCTCTCACCCCTTAAGTAGAAACCAATTCGTGGTTGCCCCGGCACCAAATTAATAAAGATCAGTTTAATATATGAAGAGAAATGGATGTAGGAATAAAAGGGAGAATACGCGAcgacttaattaattagttattgaTATGAAAATTACCTGCACCACCTAGGAACAAGGTCTTGTCAGAGCCCGGAGGTTTTGCAGCAGGCGGGAACGGGAAGTTCTCCACGTGAACTCCGGTTACCACTGCCGTTGTCTGGGCCATGGCCATCTCCGATCAGGCTAGCACGTTCAATCGTTTAGATTAGACGAGGGGAGCTATGTGATCTATTGTGAGCCAAAGCTACTGCATGCAGTGGCTCGtgcataaatttataatagtaAGCTCTAGAGACCGAGCTGTGAAACTGACATTCAACTACCTATCTAACGTAGCAATCCTAAAATCTTTCGGGTATAGTGCGAAAGATATCCCATTATTtgtttaaatatattaatcgAAACTTGTATTTCTAAGCTTCGATCTCCCATCTAccgagatatatatatatatatatatggctttCGTATCTGTTAAAAGCTtgtaatacatatataatgtgcatatcaattttttttttgaacctTGGTATTTGAAAGCCCAATTGGAccctgactaatccagtcgatgCGGGTTAGCTTACTAAGGGATAAAGTTCTCTCGgcgtggattttctgcattcataaAGACTCGAAACCGAGACCTCATTTAAGCAGATCTTGTGCATACCAATTTAAAGagaccaaaaacaaaaagaaaataaacgtTGCCatttcgataattttttttcctcgttTATAATAGAGTGTTATGGTCATGGAACTAAAAGGAGATAGGGACGGAAAATTAAAGGACACGGGAGTGACTACGGTATTGCTACTTAACTTGTGTGTGTATTGACTTTGAGGGACAAGGAAGGATGACATGACTGAGTGTATTGCCGGGTACCTATAGTGAAGACAAAAAAGACTGCATTATTACGCAGAACATATTTACATCTGTATGATCATTTTTTTGCCCCCATCGTTTCGATCATGGAGAAATTACCACGAGGATAGGAGGGgtatattgattgatttattAGGTCGTGAAGTTTTCCAATCTGATGACTTAACGCAAGGACAAGGACTAGATTAGTGCTGGTGGCTGTACGAAGTTTCACATTTTCAAAGTTCCCCCATCGATCGGGACCTGACCTGTCTGAGAGCCCGagacatttttcatttaacttatttaatttcttcttgGTAAATGCAACATTATGTTGATAAAAACTCAACTTCAATTAGTTTCGATTGACAGAATCATCGCTAACTCAGAGGTGGAAAAGGTTCATGATGGCAGCCCTCACACTTGTTAAAATATTCGTCCACTCAATGCTACATTTGTGTAGC
This region includes:
- the LOC116187009 gene encoding chalcone--flavonone isomerase-like isoform X2, which translates into the protein MFQVLTIMRVLFILSLWIHLATAQTTTVVTGVQVENFSFPPAAKPPGSDKTLFLGGAGVRGLDVDGKFVKYTAIGVYLEEKALPLLATEWKGKSAEELTDTDEFFRDIITGPFEKLTQVSFITQLTGKQYSDKVAENCIAFWKSIGAYGASEARAIDWFLDVFKDQSFPPGSSIFFTHLSNGSYVISFSKHESIPEVGNAVIENNELAEAVLETIIGNGGVSPAARKSLATRLAEFMKLEKIDF
- the LOC116187009 gene encoding chalcone--flavonone isomerase-like isoform X1; its protein translation is MFQVLTIMRVLFILSLWIHLATAQTTTVVTGVQVENFSFPPAAKPPGSDKTLFLGGAGVRGLDVDGKFVKYTAIGVYLEEKALPLLATEWKGKSAEELTDTDEFFRDIITGPFEKLTQVSFITQLTGKQYSDKVAENCIAFWKSIGAYGASEARAIDWFLDVFKDQSFPPGSSIFFTHLSNGSYVERDGISLHRVQISFSKHESIPEVGNAVIENNELAEAVLETIIGNGGVSPAARKSLATRLAEFMKLEKIDF
- the LOC116187298 gene encoding chalcone--flavonone isomerase-like → MAMAQTTAVVTGVHVENFPFPPAAKPPGSDKTLFLGGAGVRGLDVDGKFVKFTAIGVYLEEKALPLLATKWKGKSAEELTDTDEFFRDIITGPFEKLTQVSFITQLTGKQYSDKVSENCIAFWKSIDAYGESEAGAIDRFLHVFKDQCFPPGSCIFFTHLSNGSYVISFSKHESIPEVGNAVIENNELAEAVLETIIGNGGVSPAARKSLATRLAEFMKLEKISV